From Leptidea sinapis chromosome 3, ilLepSina1.1, whole genome shotgun sequence, a single genomic window includes:
- the LOC126979651 gene encoding troponin C-like → MNNQLDEEQIAMLRRAFSMFDSSKQGRIEKEKVRTILNTMVHNYDENELDQILDNEDAEETGKLNFDSFVRVATHFLVEDDEALQKELKEAFRLYDKEGNGYIPTSSLREILAALDDQLTPDQLNEMIAEIDTDSSGTVDFDEFMEMMTGD, encoded by the exons atg AATAATCAATTAGATGAAGAACAAATTGCAA tgTTACGCCGAGCGTTCAGCATGTTCGACTCGAGCAAACAAGGCCGTATCGAGAAAGAGAAAGTGCGAACGATTCTGAACACCATGGTGCACAACTACGACGAAAACGAGCTGGACCAAATACTGGACAATGAGGATGCTGAAG AAACAGGCAAACTAAACTTCGACTCGTTCGTCCGAGTAGCGACACACTTCTTGGTTGAAGACGATGAAGCTTTGCAAAAGGAGCTCAAGGAAGCTTTCAGGCTGTATGACAAAGAAG GAAATGGCTATATCCCCACTTCAAGTCTTCGAGAAATTCTGGCAGCGCTTGATGATCAGCTCACACCAGATCAGCTGAATGAGATGATTGCTGAGATCGATACTGATTCATCAGGCACTGTTGACTTTGATG AGTTCATGGAAATGATGACAGGAGACTAG